A portion of the Edaphobacter lichenicola genome contains these proteins:
- a CDS encoding ASPIC/UnbV domain-containing protein: MFLVNVTDLPSKSTSYNSSSNLRLHFGLGAETHLANIQI, translated from the coding sequence ATCTTCCTCGTCAACGTTACTGACCTTCCGAGTAAGAGCACCAGCTACAACTCGTCGAGTAATCTGCGCCTTCACTTTGGCCTCGGCGCCGAGACGCACCTTGCAAACATTCAAATTTGA
- a CDS encoding CRTAC1 family protein produces MKKRKPGITRTHLLPAHHRSNLGLTSFIFALCTTVFACAGALPAQSTAPNSHSTDTQSDKPQEGGQAPAVGGANTGGAHAAVLDKERRPITAGGFVKDGPILFQDIAKKAGLSGWTHTMGTPEKNFIIETNGSGVGLIDYDNDGWLDIYLVNGSTYDAMSGKTPSPHAALFHNNHDGTFTDVAAKALVTNDRWGIGVAIGDYDNDGWPDIYVSNFGKNRLYHNNHDGTFTDVAEKAGVTLGNWSTGATWGDYDGDGKLDLFVPGYVHYDLANQPGSGGKDVSYSFCQFRGEKVMCGPRGLKGEPDHLFHNNGDGTFTDVSEKAGVADKNAYYGFASVFIDVNNDGKPDLLVANDSTPNYLYINKGDGTFEDASYASGYALNENGRETASMGIAVGDYRNNGLLDIYNTTFSDDYNPLYRNDGDANFTDISYQLGIAEPTIPFLGWGTAFLDFDNDGWKDLVIANGHVYPQVDHTAWGTTWAQRPLLFRNIDGKKFDLEPAVEGTALANVYAGRGVAVGDLFNDGKLDVVINVLDGHPALLRNVSPDNHHWIELKLVGGPKSPRDAIGATVYLVADGKKQRGDVFSGGSFASTHDPRVHFGLGNGTAIDSIEVHWPSGTKEQFAVNKVDQIVTLTEGKGTKM; encoded by the coding sequence ATGAAAAAAAGGAAACCTGGAATCACAAGGACGCACCTCTTGCCCGCTCATCATCGTTCTAACCTTGGCTTGACCTCCTTCATCTTCGCTCTCTGCACCACAGTCTTTGCATGTGCCGGAGCTCTGCCCGCGCAATCCACTGCTCCGAACTCCCATTCGACAGACACTCAGTCGGACAAGCCCCAGGAAGGCGGCCAGGCACCAGCGGTAGGCGGAGCTAATACCGGTGGCGCTCATGCCGCAGTGCTGGACAAAGAGCGAAGACCAATCACTGCCGGCGGATTCGTCAAAGATGGACCCATCCTCTTTCAAGACATCGCAAAAAAAGCAGGTCTGTCAGGGTGGACCCACACCATGGGAACTCCGGAAAAAAACTTCATCATCGAGACCAACGGATCAGGCGTAGGTCTCATCGACTATGACAATGATGGTTGGCTCGACATCTATCTGGTAAATGGCTCAACCTACGACGCAATGAGTGGCAAAACTCCTTCACCACATGCAGCGTTATTTCATAACAACCACGATGGCACCTTCACCGATGTCGCTGCGAAGGCACTCGTTACGAATGACCGATGGGGCATCGGCGTTGCCATTGGCGACTATGACAATGATGGCTGGCCAGACATCTATGTCAGTAACTTCGGAAAAAATCGCCTCTACCACAATAATCATGACGGCACCTTTACCGACGTAGCAGAGAAAGCCGGCGTCACTCTCGGCAACTGGTCAACTGGGGCCACGTGGGGAGACTACGATGGTGACGGCAAGCTCGACCTCTTCGTTCCCGGATATGTTCACTACGATCTCGCGAACCAACCAGGATCCGGAGGCAAAGATGTCTCTTACAGTTTCTGCCAATTTCGCGGTGAAAAAGTAATGTGCGGGCCGCGAGGCCTTAAAGGCGAACCAGACCACCTCTTCCACAACAACGGCGATGGAACATTCACAGATGTAAGTGAAAAGGCCGGTGTCGCCGACAAAAATGCTTACTACGGATTCGCATCCGTATTCATCGACGTTAATAATGATGGAAAACCGGATCTTCTGGTCGCGAACGATTCCACGCCGAACTATCTCTACATCAACAAAGGTGACGGCACCTTTGAGGACGCCAGCTACGCCTCTGGCTATGCCCTAAACGAGAACGGGCGCGAAACCGCCTCCATGGGAATTGCTGTTGGCGACTATCGCAACAATGGTCTTCTGGATATCTACAACACAACCTTTTCAGATGACTACAACCCTCTCTACAGAAATGATGGTGACGCCAACTTCACCGACATCAGCTATCAGTTAGGCATCGCCGAACCGACCATCCCATTTCTTGGTTGGGGGACTGCATTTCTGGACTTCGATAACGACGGCTGGAAGGATCTTGTGATCGCGAACGGTCACGTTTACCCGCAAGTGGACCATACGGCTTGGGGAACTACATGGGCGCAACGTCCTTTACTCTTCCGCAATATCGACGGCAAAAAATTCGATCTCGAGCCTGCAGTTGAAGGCACAGCCTTAGCCAACGTATACGCCGGTCGCGGAGTGGCTGTCGGAGATCTCTTCAACGATGGCAAACTGGATGTCGTCATCAACGTCCTTGATGGTCACCCAGCCCTATTGCGCAACGTCTCACCAGATAACCATCATTGGATCGAACTGAAGCTCGTCGGCGGACCGAAGAGCCCTCGAGACGCCATCGGCGCTACGGTCTATCTCGTCGCCGATGGGAAGAAACAACGGGGAGATGTCTTTTCCGGCGGAAGCTTTGCCTCCACCCATGATCCTCGCGTCCACTTCGGCTTAGGAAACGGCACCGCAATTGACTCGATTGAAGTTCATTGGCCTAGCGGCACAAAAGAACAATTTGCCGTCAATAAAGTTGACCAGATCGTAACCCTGACAGAGGGCAAAGGCACGAAAATGTAG
- a CDS encoding sensor histidine kinase, whose translation MNLLSSLHLVLRSSFLWALCVIAALSSVAHSQEPINLGHQSWSTENGLPQNSVHRIFQARDGYIWIATEGGVARFNGIDFTTFNHETNPAFTSDDICCFAQDPTGRIWIGTADGLLQYSGGIFRRYSTSDGLPAGEIISLAVADDGTLLILSAGLISRFDGIHFSTLALPGSATPTAMVSADNDNVWIASTSGVFLYQHGNFHSRQLSPLPPSADIQGIGLLPDNSLWLRTGTTLATVQDGTTHTLQIETSTSASRIQTVLAGSTGNLWIGTNKGLFFLDKNSTHPQLQTVLGSNSILSIFQDREGNLWIGTETSGLAILRRQNFRTISGLSDHTTTAIAQASDGAMWVGTNGDGLDRWQSGNVEHFSTRDGLLSEVILALAPAADGSMWIGTPDGLNHIEGSKVKAYTSADGLPDDLIRSLLTDVDGSLWIGTRRGLAHWQNNRFTTLTQADGFKSDLIGVLLQYHSRTSPSDLWIGTLNGLSRLHNGKIMTFTTKDGLSGDVITSLAEGHNGTLWIGTKGGGLSAWSSTGFKSFHRIDLPQEIDSIIEDIHGDLWLGSNRGITRVSAPRLTACGTSPNCDPHPFSYGRSDGMPTEEGGSIGHPASWKSTDGLLWFATRRGVAVVDPAQLAENHIPPPVVIERFTVDDIELPLSTTEQNIAPGHHSFAFQYAGLSYVSPGKVRYRYILEGFDKQWTDAGSRRVAYYTNLPPGHYRFRVQAANNDGLWNEAGAQITFHVEPPFYRRLWFIILALLFIAAIGFLLYRLRIRRLQSKFQAVLAERNRVAREIHDTLAQSFVGVSVQLELTAQLLAQSQVSAAGQQIDNTRKYVREGLAEARRSIWDLRAVTAQHTLPTRLKSLVEQRTGKQLAIQLNVGGSYRQLPPALEDEILRIAQESLTNVVRHANATQASVDLRYHSNRLTLIITDNGHGFAAPDSSLSHKGHFGLQGIRERADQIRAQLTIESSQEKGTTIKLDVPIPAEKGAPNNG comes from the coding sequence ATGAATCTTCTTTCTTCTCTCCATCTCGTCCTGCGATCATCCTTTCTATGGGCCCTATGCGTAATTGCCGCACTATCGTCCGTCGCCCACTCTCAAGAGCCGATCAACCTGGGCCATCAATCTTGGTCTACTGAGAATGGCCTCCCACAAAATAGCGTTCATAGAATCTTCCAGGCACGTGATGGCTATATCTGGATAGCAACCGAAGGTGGCGTAGCCCGCTTCAACGGCATCGATTTCACAACCTTCAATCATGAAACGAACCCCGCTTTTACCAGCGACGATATCTGCTGCTTCGCGCAGGATCCCACCGGTCGAATCTGGATTGGAACCGCCGATGGTTTGCTTCAATACTCAGGTGGAATATTTCGTCGCTACTCAACCAGTGATGGACTTCCTGCTGGCGAAATCATCTCCCTCGCAGTAGCTGATGATGGAACTTTACTGATTCTCTCTGCTGGCCTCATCAGCAGGTTCGATGGAATTCACTTCTCAACACTCGCCTTACCCGGCTCTGCCACTCCTACCGCAATGGTCTCTGCCGATAACGACAATGTCTGGATCGCATCAACCTCCGGAGTGTTTTTATATCAGCATGGCAACTTCCACTCCCGGCAGCTCAGCCCACTGCCTCCATCCGCGGACATCCAGGGCATTGGACTTCTACCAGACAACAGTCTCTGGTTGCGAACGGGAACGACCTTAGCGACCGTACAAGACGGAACCACCCACACTCTACAAATAGAAACTAGTACGTCTGCGTCACGCATACAGACGGTCTTAGCTGGTTCCACAGGAAATCTCTGGATAGGTACCAATAAAGGTCTTTTTTTTCTTGATAAAAATAGCACCCATCCACAACTCCAAACGGTACTCGGCTCCAACAGCATTCTGTCTATCTTTCAAGACAGGGAAGGTAATCTCTGGATAGGCACAGAAACCAGTGGGCTCGCAATCCTTCGGCGGCAGAACTTCCGAACCATCTCTGGCCTCTCGGATCACACAACAACAGCTATCGCCCAAGCATCCGACGGCGCAATGTGGGTCGGCACGAACGGGGATGGCCTGGACCGTTGGCAGTCAGGGAATGTCGAACACTTTTCTACTCGTGATGGTCTACTGAGCGAGGTCATCCTTGCCTTGGCACCCGCCGCGGATGGCAGCATGTGGATCGGTACACCCGACGGCCTAAACCATATCGAAGGCTCCAAGGTGAAGGCTTATACCTCCGCCGATGGACTTCCCGACGACCTCATCCGATCTCTTCTGACCGACGTGGACGGATCTCTTTGGATCGGTACGCGCCGTGGCCTTGCGCACTGGCAGAACAATCGGTTCACCACATTGACGCAGGCAGACGGCTTCAAAAGTGACCTCATCGGAGTTCTTCTTCAATACCACTCTCGCACATCTCCCTCCGATCTGTGGATCGGCACGCTGAACGGCCTCTCACGCCTCCACAACGGAAAAATCATGACGTTCACCACGAAAGACGGCCTCTCGGGAGATGTCATCACCTCACTCGCAGAAGGACACAACGGAACACTCTGGATCGGAACGAAGGGAGGAGGTCTCAGCGCCTGGTCATCCACCGGCTTCAAATCTTTTCATCGAATCGATCTACCTCAAGAGATTGATTCAATCATCGAAGATATTCATGGCGATTTATGGTTAGGATCAAACCGAGGCATCACACGCGTCTCTGCCCCTAGACTCACTGCTTGCGGCACTTCTCCAAATTGCGACCCTCACCCATTCTCTTACGGACGCTCCGACGGCATGCCAACGGAAGAGGGCGGCTCCATTGGCCATCCCGCCTCATGGAAGAGCACCGATGGGCTTTTATGGTTCGCGACCCGACGTGGTGTCGCAGTTGTAGATCCCGCCCAGCTCGCTGAAAACCACATTCCTCCCCCCGTAGTTATCGAACGATTCACAGTCGACGATATTGAACTGCCACTCTCCACGACGGAGCAAAATATCGCTCCCGGCCATCACAGCTTTGCCTTTCAATACGCTGGCCTCAGCTATGTGTCGCCTGGCAAAGTCCGCTATCGATATATTCTCGAGGGATTCGACAAACAATGGACTGACGCTGGCTCACGCAGAGTCGCCTACTACACGAACCTTCCCCCGGGTCATTATCGTTTCCGCGTACAGGCTGCAAATAACGACGGCTTATGGAATGAGGCCGGAGCGCAAATCACTTTCCACGTTGAACCACCCTTTTATCGACGGCTTTGGTTCATTATTTTGGCCCTCCTTTTCATTGCGGCCATCGGGTTTCTCCTCTATCGTCTTCGTATTCGGCGTCTCCAATCAAAATTTCAGGCAGTTCTCGCCGAGCGCAATCGAGTCGCCCGTGAAATCCACGACACCCTGGCACAAAGTTTTGTAGGCGTATCGGTACAGCTTGAACTCACGGCCCAACTGCTTGCTCAATCGCAGGTATCAGCCGCTGGGCAGCAGATAGATAACACCCGAAAGTACGTCAGAGAAGGATTGGCAGAAGCTCGTCGCAGCATCTGGGATCTTCGTGCCGTGACAGCGCAGCATACTCTGCCTACGCGCCTCAAAAGTCTTGTAGAGCAACGAACCGGGAAACAACTTGCCATTCAACTAAACGTTGGTGGCTCCTACCGACAGCTTCCCCCGGCGCTTGAAGATGAAATCCTCCGCATTGCCCAGGAATCTTTGACGAATGTAGTCCGTCACGCAAACGCAACTCAGGCATCAGTCGATCTGCGCTACCACTCGAATCGGTTGACCTTGATAATTACTGACAATGGCCACGGATTTGCTGCCCCAGACAGCTCCCTCTCTCACAAAGGTCATTTTGGCCTCCAGGGAATACGCGAACGCGCAGATCAGATTCGTGCTCAACTCACAATAGAGAGTTCGCAGGAAAAAGGAACTACCATCAAACTGGATGTTCCGATCCCTGCAGAGAAAGGTGCACCAAATAATGGCTGA
- a CDS encoding tetratricopeptide repeat protein, with product MKRALGQVGRIVVGTLLGTASACIFMALHKDGTRASDSVTTPAQREIYTQSVKQHYNLRFGQDKPFLPSNATTDNGQFISPKAFPTAKYCSHCHQEAHTEWRESAHANSFRAPWYIKNTALLTAEKGIEYTRHCEGCHNPIALLSGALTKGSPINRKFDEDGVTCTVCHSIQKVDTRGTGSYVMAQPAVLVDEKDQPIYDEVSDKEILSHLDRHSKAVMKDFYRSSEFCSACHKAALPKQLNDYKWQRAIFLYDEWQLSSFAKQSPLPFYVKDGVSTCQTCHMTRESLTTSDSGAKEGKLASHRWLGANTVLPKYYNYDTQMEKTVAFLKAGVFNVDIFGLEKNGEKIIAPLGNEDFTVSPGDLLTTSIVIQNKGIAHSHVPEQRDMYESWVEFEAKDAAGHTLMHSGAIQPNGDLDPRAHSFTNRLVNTKGEINDLHQVWNNRVVAYNNTIASGRSQLVRYQFKVPIDAKDPITVTARVNYRRFDQHFMDFGMGKHYEMPVVAMAERTRTFNLGDNPPATDPQDNKEWMRWNNFGIAMLDAQQYAESVHAFEHVAQLRPDYADAFTNIAIANFQWERYEASRTSLNKALALSPHNPRALYYLALVERNQGQVDNAIADLREVITKFPRSRDAHRELGFSLYQQHKYDEARVEYETLQSIDPDDLAAHYILSIVYRRLGMKEKASYEAAMFADQKDDPTASTYALEFLRKHNEVASETVPWHTHTDFAPEPTHSVGPSAQ from the coding sequence ATGAAAAGGGCTCTCGGACAGGTTGGCCGCATCGTTGTCGGTACTTTGCTCGGCACAGCATCCGCGTGTATTTTCATGGCGTTGCACAAAGACGGTACTCGCGCCTCGGACTCCGTAACAACCCCAGCTCAACGAGAGATTTATACACAATCGGTCAAACAGCACTACAACCTTCGCTTCGGTCAAGACAAACCCTTCCTGCCTTCAAATGCAACGACAGACAATGGGCAATTCATCAGCCCTAAAGCCTTTCCCACCGCCAAATACTGTAGTCACTGCCATCAGGAAGCACACACCGAATGGCGCGAGTCGGCTCATGCCAACTCCTTTCGCGCCCCGTGGTACATCAAAAATACAGCTCTCCTCACCGCAGAAAAGGGTATCGAGTACACACGGCACTGCGAGGGTTGCCACAACCCAATCGCACTGCTTTCGGGAGCACTTACAAAAGGCTCCCCAATCAATCGCAAGTTCGATGAAGACGGTGTGACCTGTACGGTCTGCCACTCCATCCAAAAAGTAGACACACGCGGCACGGGCAGCTATGTCATGGCACAGCCGGCAGTTCTCGTCGATGAGAAAGACCAGCCCATCTACGACGAGGTCTCCGACAAGGAGATCCTCTCTCATCTTGACCGCCACTCAAAGGCCGTCATGAAGGACTTTTATCGCTCCAGCGAATTCTGCTCAGCTTGTCACAAAGCAGCGCTGCCGAAGCAGCTAAATGATTACAAGTGGCAGCGTGCGATCTTTCTCTATGACGAGTGGCAACTATCCTCATTTGCAAAACAATCTCCCCTGCCCTTCTACGTCAAAGACGGCGTCTCTACCTGCCAGACTTGCCACATGACACGAGAGAGCCTCACCACCTCCGACTCCGGCGCCAAGGAAGGCAAACTCGCCTCACACCGCTGGCTCGGTGCAAATACCGTTCTGCCGAAGTACTACAACTACGACACCCAGATGGAAAAGACCGTAGCTTTTCTAAAGGCTGGAGTCTTCAACGTGGACATCTTTGGCCTCGAGAAAAATGGAGAAAAGATCATCGCGCCGCTCGGCAACGAAGACTTCACCGTCTCCCCTGGAGATCTCCTGACGACATCCATTGTCATTCAGAACAAAGGAATAGCACACAGCCACGTTCCCGAGCAGCGCGATATGTACGAGAGTTGGGTAGAGTTCGAGGCGAAGGACGCCGCCGGTCATACTCTGATGCACTCCGGAGCGATCCAACCCAACGGTGATCTTGATCCCCGCGCACACAGCTTCACCAATCGCCTCGTCAACACCAAGGGGGAGATCAACGATCTTCACCAGGTATGGAACAATCGTGTTGTAGCCTACAACAACACCATCGCCTCCGGTCGCTCTCAATTAGTTCGCTACCAATTCAAAGTCCCAATAGACGCTAAAGACCCGATCACTGTTACCGCCAGAGTCAACTACCGCCGCTTCGACCAGCACTTCATGGACTTTGGCATGGGCAAACACTACGAAATGCCAGTCGTAGCAATGGCCGAGCGCACTCGCACCTTCAATCTCGGAGACAACCCCCCAGCCACCGACCCGCAGGACAACAAGGAGTGGATGAGATGGAACAACTTCGGCATCGCGATGCTCGACGCTCAACAGTACGCGGAGAGCGTCCACGCATTCGAGCACGTCGCCCAGCTGCGCCCCGATTACGCTGATGCATTCACGAACATCGCCATCGCCAACTTCCAATGGGAACGTTACGAAGCATCTCGCACCAGCCTGAACAAAGCGTTGGCGCTCAGCCCTCATAATCCCCGTGCACTGTATTACCTTGCGCTAGTCGAACGAAATCAGGGCCAAGTAGACAATGCCATTGCGGATCTGCGGGAGGTCATCACAAAGTTCCCGCGTTCACGCGACGCGCATCGGGAACTCGGATTCTCCCTCTACCAACAGCACAAGTATGATGAGGCCCGAGTCGAGTACGAGACTCTCCAATCCATAGACCCTGACGATCTGGCCGCTCATTACATCCTTTCCATTGTCTATCGCAGACTAGGGATGAAGGAAAAGGCCTCCTACGAGGCAGCCATGTTTGCTGATCAAAAAGACGATCCCACGGCCAGCACCTACGCACTTGAGTTCCTTCGCAAACATAATGAAGTCGCATCGGAGACTGTACCCTGGCATACTCACACCGATTTCGCCCCAGAGCCAACCCACTCAGTGGGACCATCTGCCCAATGA
- a CDS encoding c-type cytochrome codes for MNLSRFGLILIFAATSFFPALASAADKSHGAALFADNGCQHCHTIRKNGGNKGPDLSGVGRSRSKDQIRAQILQGGHEMPAFADILKESEVNDLVAYLHSCRDKNQK; via the coding sequence ATGAATTTGTCGCGTTTCGGGCTAATCCTTATCTTTGCAGCCACATCGTTTTTTCCGGCACTCGCATCAGCAGCTGACAAGAGTCACGGAGCCGCACTGTTTGCAGACAACGGATGCCAGCACTGTCACACCATCCGCAAAAACGGCGGCAATAAAGGACCTGACCTCTCCGGAGTTGGCCGCTCGCGTAGCAAAGATCAGATACGCGCACAAATACTGCAAGGCGGTCATGAGATGCCAGCCTTCGCAGACATCCTTAAAGAATCCGAGGTCAATGATCTTGTCGCCTATCTTCATTCCTGCCGCGATAAAAACCAGAAATAA